The Mariluticola halotolerans nucleotide sequence CCGCCACATATGCGGGATCTGGTCATGCAGGACATCGCCGACAGCGCGCAATTCGCCCTTGAAGCCAAAACGCTCAACCAGCAAACGGGCCGAGGAATAGCCCCGCCCGTCAGTGAAGGCGGGAAAAGCGACCGCGATGGAGGCAAAACGCGCAACATCCTCGGCCACGTCTTCCACCTTGTCGCCGGGATTGATCAGGAGACCCAGGGGATGCGGGTTGGCGAGGAATGCCTGGCGGTTTTCAAGAAAGACCGGCAGGGGCACATGCGTATACCGCACGTTTGCAGGCTGGTCATCCTCGGCCCAGGCGCGCCACGGGTCGGCGATGAATTTGCCATCCTTGAAAAGCGTCAACTGGGTTTCAACCATGGGTTTCGCAATCTTGCCGTTGAAATCGAAGTGAATGCCGCACTCGGTCTTGTTGAGACCGCGCCAACGGCCCGAACGCGGATCCTCGCCTTCGGCAACCACTGACGTGCACGGTGCACAGCCGATGGATTTGTACCCCGCATTATAGAGCGGGTGCTCTGGAAGGTTGTGCGCCTTCTTGTAGACTTCGATGTCGTCATTCGTCCAGTAGGCCAGTGGATTGACCTTGATGCGGTCGTCGCTGGTCAGTTCGAAATGCGGCAGCACACCGCGATCCGAGGTCTGGAAGCGCTTGCGCCCGGTAATCCAGCCTCCATAGCCCTCAAGCACGACATTGAGCGGTTCGGTCTTGCGGATATGGCAGCAGCTGTCGGGATCGGTTTCCCACAATTGCCCCGTGGGGTCGAAACGCGCCAGATCGGCAGAATCGGGCGTGATGGCCCGCACATTGGTCAGGCCAAAGCGGGTTTTCAGGGTTTCGACATATTCAAGCGTTTCGGGGAAATGCTTGCCGGTTTCCAGAAACAATACCGGCGCATCTGGGGCCACCTGCCCCAGCATGTGCAGCAGCACAGCCGAATCCGCGCCGAAAGACGACACAACGGCCATATCCTTGGGCGAAATCTCGAATGCCTGGCGAATAACGGACAACGAATCCTGTTCGTCGAACATACCGTTGAGCGAGAGAATACCCAGTTCCCTCAGCCGGTCCGGCTTGTGGGTGGAATGCATCACATCAGCTTGCACCATAAAGTGCCTCCTTGAACGGCGCGTCACCCAGCCGGCGAACAGCTGCAATGAAGCTTTCATCCCGGCTGGTACGGGCGGCCAGATAGGTATCGA carries:
- a CDS encoding phosphoadenylyl-sulfate reductase, with amino-acid sequence MVQADVMHSTHKPDRLRELGILSLNGMFDEQDSLSVIRQAFEISPKDMAVVSSFGADSAVLLHMLGQVAPDAPVLFLETGKHFPETLEYVETLKTRFGLTNVRAITPDSADLARFDPTGQLWETDPDSCCHIRKTEPLNVVLEGYGGWITGRKRFQTSDRGVLPHFELTSDDRIKVNPLAYWTNDDIEVYKKAHNLPEHPLYNAGYKSIGCAPCTSVVAEGEDPRSGRWRGLNKTECGIHFDFNGKIAKPMVETQLTLFKDGKFIADPWRAWAEDDQPANVRYTHVPLPVFLENRQAFLANPHPLGLLINPGDKVEDVAEDVARFASIAVAFPAFTDGRGYSSARLLVERFGFKGELRAVGDVLHDQIPHMWRCGFTALVVSHAATRKALEENRIAAVTLFMQPVGASVEVPAGTRPFLRRPVPEPA